In Ostrea edulis chromosome 10, xbOstEdul1.1, whole genome shotgun sequence, one genomic interval encodes:
- the LOC125666025 gene encoding isopentenyl-diphosphate Delta-isomerase 1-like isoform X2 translates to MFRKQSGILNIALCRKKQVTWSALKKTLSTMNDSILNGYDEIQVALMEERCILTDQNDKVTGPATKKTCHLMHNINKGMLHRAFSVFLFNSEGNLLLQQRSDAKITFPGHFTNTCCSHPLYTTSELDGALGVKRAAQRKLQHELGIDPIQLSSKDLKFVTRVHYKAENAPNPGTWGEHEIDYILIAQKDVDIKPNPNEVKSHQYVDKRQLLQMIDKSQMGDIWITPWFRLIVDQFLMYWWENLHNIEQCSDQTIHRLLD, encoded by the exons ATGTTTAGAAAGCAATCGGGAATATTGAACATTGCGTTGTGTAGGAAGAAGCAAGTCACATG GAGTGCACTGAAAAAAACCTTATCCACGATGAATGATTCCATTTTGAATGGCTACGATGAAATCCAGGTGGCGCTGATGGAGGAGAGGTGCATATTGACAGACCAGAATGACAAGGTCACAGGCCCTGCCACAAAGAAAACCTGTCATTTAATGCACAACATCAACAAAG GTATGCTGCATAGAGCATTTAGTGTGTTTCTGTTCAACTCAGAAGGAAATCTTCTATTACAACAGAGATCTGATGCTAAGATTACGTTTCCAG GTCATTTTACGAACACTTGCTGTAGTCACCCACTGTACACGACCTCCGAACTGGACGGGGCGCTGGGAGTCAAACGGGCGGCCCAGCGGAAACTCCAGCATGAACTGGGGATTGACCCGATTCAG CTTTCATCAAAGGACCTCAAGTTTGTCACAAGGGTTCATTACAAGGCAGAAAATGCCCCGAATCCTGGGACGTGGGGCGAACACGAAATAGACTACATTCTCATAGCTCAGAAAGATGTAGATATCAAGCCGAATCCTAACGAGGTCAAAAGTCACCAGTATGTGGACAAACGGCAGTTACTACAGATGATAG ATAAATCTCAGATGGGAGATATTTGGATAACACCGTGGTTCAGACTGATTGTGGACCAATTCTTGATGTACTGGTGGGAGAATTTACACAATATAGAGCAATGTAGTGACCAAACTATACATAGACTGCTTGATTAA
- the LOC125666025 gene encoding isopentenyl-diphosphate Delta-isomerase 1-like isoform X1, with protein MFRKQSGILNIALCRKKQVTWLKRSALKKTLSTMNDSILNGYDEIQVALMEERCILTDQNDKVTGPATKKTCHLMHNINKGMLHRAFSVFLFNSEGNLLLQQRSDAKITFPGHFTNTCCSHPLYTTSELDGALGVKRAAQRKLQHELGIDPIQLSSKDLKFVTRVHYKAENAPNPGTWGEHEIDYILIAQKDVDIKPNPNEVKSHQYVDKRQLLQMIDKSQMGDIWITPWFRLIVDQFLMYWWENLHNIEQCSDQTIHRLLD; from the exons ATGTTTAGAAAGCAATCGGGAATATTGAACATTGCGTTGTGTAGGAAGAAGCAAGTCACATGGTTAAAAAG GAGTGCACTGAAAAAAACCTTATCCACGATGAATGATTCCATTTTGAATGGCTACGATGAAATCCAGGTGGCGCTGATGGAGGAGAGGTGCATATTGACAGACCAGAATGACAAGGTCACAGGCCCTGCCACAAAGAAAACCTGTCATTTAATGCACAACATCAACAAAG GTATGCTGCATAGAGCATTTAGTGTGTTTCTGTTCAACTCAGAAGGAAATCTTCTATTACAACAGAGATCTGATGCTAAGATTACGTTTCCAG GTCATTTTACGAACACTTGCTGTAGTCACCCACTGTACACGACCTCCGAACTGGACGGGGCGCTGGGAGTCAAACGGGCGGCCCAGCGGAAACTCCAGCATGAACTGGGGATTGACCCGATTCAG CTTTCATCAAAGGACCTCAAGTTTGTCACAAGGGTTCATTACAAGGCAGAAAATGCCCCGAATCCTGGGACGTGGGGCGAACACGAAATAGACTACATTCTCATAGCTCAGAAAGATGTAGATATCAAGCCGAATCCTAACGAGGTCAAAAGTCACCAGTATGTGGACAAACGGCAGTTACTACAGATGATAG ATAAATCTCAGATGGGAGATATTTGGATAACACCGTGGTTCAGACTGATTGTGGACCAATTCTTGATGTACTGGTGGGAGAATTTACACAATATAGAGCAATGTAGTGACCAAACTATACATAGACTGCTTGATTAA
- the LOC125666025 gene encoding isopentenyl-diphosphate Delta-isomerase 1-like isoform X3: MELGSRISSPRVMTIEQYIRSALKKTLSTMNDSILNGYDEIQVALMEERCILTDQNDKVTGPATKKTCHLMHNINKGMLHRAFSVFLFNSEGNLLLQQRSDAKITFPGHFTNTCCSHPLYTTSELDGALGVKRAAQRKLQHELGIDPIQLSSKDLKFVTRVHYKAENAPNPGTWGEHEIDYILIAQKDVDIKPNPNEVKSHQYVDKRQLLQMIDKSQMGDIWITPWFRLIVDQFLMYWWENLHNIEQCSDQTIHRLLD, translated from the exons ATGGAATTAGGCAGCAGAATCAGCTCTCCTAGGGTCATGACAATAGAGCAATATATTAG GAGTGCACTGAAAAAAACCTTATCCACGATGAATGATTCCATTTTGAATGGCTACGATGAAATCCAGGTGGCGCTGATGGAGGAGAGGTGCATATTGACAGACCAGAATGACAAGGTCACAGGCCCTGCCACAAAGAAAACCTGTCATTTAATGCACAACATCAACAAAG GTATGCTGCATAGAGCATTTAGTGTGTTTCTGTTCAACTCAGAAGGAAATCTTCTATTACAACAGAGATCTGATGCTAAGATTACGTTTCCAG GTCATTTTACGAACACTTGCTGTAGTCACCCACTGTACACGACCTCCGAACTGGACGGGGCGCTGGGAGTCAAACGGGCGGCCCAGCGGAAACTCCAGCATGAACTGGGGATTGACCCGATTCAG CTTTCATCAAAGGACCTCAAGTTTGTCACAAGGGTTCATTACAAGGCAGAAAATGCCCCGAATCCTGGGACGTGGGGCGAACACGAAATAGACTACATTCTCATAGCTCAGAAAGATGTAGATATCAAGCCGAATCCTAACGAGGTCAAAAGTCACCAGTATGTGGACAAACGGCAGTTACTACAGATGATAG ATAAATCTCAGATGGGAGATATTTGGATAACACCGTGGTTCAGACTGATTGTGGACCAATTCTTGATGTACTGGTGGGAGAATTTACACAATATAGAGCAATGTAGTGACCAAACTATACATAGACTGCTTGATTAA